The following are encoded together in the Babesia microti strain RI chromosome II, complete genome genome:
- a CDS encoding hypothetical protein (overlaps_old_locusTagID:BBM_II00060) — MAIEDNINDEISFLNKISAELNELHDRCRDIVQTENKYSNGTLLPVLISRIASMTELFEEKYNSLCSIIAKTHKITNLHVSTIADSGKKDNSILNLTCHRKVQIFSEQLTNYKYLLAKLFRDSREVKSFEMCYRDTYSKFKNRKLADSNNDLSTLHTTNRELRDTLSQGINTVKLLSTQNKRLSGIKNNLIGLLRLVSVSDSTIVSIHKYARMNQHIITLGFIMAFVFIFFIYYYF; from the coding sequence ATGGCAATTGAGGATAATAtcaatgatgaaatttcatttttgaacaaaatatCTGCAGAATTAAACGAATTGCATGATAGATGCAGGGATATTGTCCAAActgaaaataaatattcaaatggTACACTTCTACCCGTACTAATAAGTAGAATTGCCTCAATGACCGAACTTTTCGAAGAAAAGTATAATTCCTTATGCAGTATAATAGCTAAGACacataaaataactaatcTGCATGTAAGCACAATTGCTGATTCGGGCAAAAAGGATAACTCGATCCTAAACCTTACTTGTCACAGGAAGGTCCAAATCTTTTCTGAACAACTAACCAActacaaatatttgttagCAAAGCTATTTAGAGATTCCCGTGAGGTGAAATCGTTTGAAATGTGTTACAGGGATACATACTCCAAATTCAAAAACCGCAAATTAGCGGATTCCAACAATGACTTATCAACCCTTCATACAACCAATAGGGAACTGAGAGATACTCTTTCTCAGGGTATAAACActgtaaaattgttatcaaCGCAAAACAAAAGACTAAGTGgcataaaaaataatttaatcgGGTTGTTACGCTTAGTATCAGTATCTGATTCTACAATCGTCAGCATCCACAAATATGCCCGTATGAACCAGCACATTATCACCCTCGGCTTTATCATGGCCTTTGTATTCATCTTTTTCATATATTACTACTTTTAG
- a CDS encoding cytochrome c oxidase subunit XI assembly protein (overlaps_old_locusTagID:BBM_II00065), with translation MLKLVTVIRHSSLALEHIIFKRYSSNFNAGGTKTGVSGGGKKIAVKFLKSQQQITIPYNNPVHTCNTLSAVTICIIGLTFLAIPLYELFCQKSGYLGTPKSHTSYTNLSPPPSYSNNKKFVVDFVSQSNILWKFYPCQDSVIIRPGETTLAFYKAKNLQPTPIIGIATYNVIPDEAGQYFNKIQCFCFEEQMLNPNEEVELPIFFYLDPEILTDPRLESVNRITLSYTFFESNSDIPEDYTLLQH, from the exons ATGCTTAAATTGGTAACCGTTATTAGGCATAGTAGTCTAGCACTAGaacatatcatttttaagAGATACTCAAGTAACTTTAACGCTGGTGGCACTAAGACAGGCGTTAGTGGTGGTGGAAAAAAAATTGCCGTCAAGTTCTTAAAAAGTCAACAACAGATAACTATACCATACAACAATCCAGTGCATACTTGTAATACGCTTAGTGCTGTGACAATTTGCATTATAGGGTTAACATTTTTGGCAATTCCATTGTATGAATTGTTCTGCCAAAAATCCGGTTATCTAGGGACTCCGAAATCACACACCTCTTACACAAATCTATCAC CTCCACCGAGTTACAGTAACAATAAGAAATTTGTTGTAGACTTTGTTTCGCAATCTAATATCCTGTGGAAATTTTATCCGTGTCAAGATAGCGTTATAATTAGACCTGGCGAAACCACTTTGGCATTTTACAAGgccaaaaatttgcagCCTACGCCAATAATCGGCATAGCAACGTACAACGTCATCCCTGATGAGGCTGGCCAGTACTTTAACAAAATCCAGTGCTTCTGCTTCGAGGAACAAATGCTTAATCCCA acGAGGAAGTTGAATTGCCCATATTCTTCTACTTGGACCCAGAAATACTAACTGATCCCAGGCTGG aaTCGGTAAATCGAATCACTTTAAGTTATACATTCTTTGAATCCAACTCTGATATACCAGAAGACTATACGCTTTTGCAACATTAA
- a CDS encoding conserved Plasmodium protein, unknown function (overlaps_old_locusTagID:BBM_II00070) translates to MVSLEDVLNRWFTKDYSSLDNSIDELVSKLEKKPLEQLTAITIRIFNNLRKGDFKQITLDFNIIGSPDDPKWLYETYPNKYKHSSGDCMASFGLRAIYAYFPHLIGSTYTAIDRLHSLLRSCINQFNLGNDENIERRILLIGLILSDCLSQCYRPEDGIRVLNSIMSHVPKTWTKQIQNKISHSYTALGGSKLESKSQCDYNKAICMILQGKHDDSIDFAQGTCLSTNVDTFVRKNLSVFQLIFAKNEMRDVFELDEWFTNL, encoded by the exons ATGGTATCCTTGGAAGATGTACTAAATCGCTGGTTTACTAAGGACTATTCATCGCTTGACAACTCAATTGATGAGCTAGTGTCCAAACTAGAGAAGAAACCCCTGGAACAGCTAACAGCGATTACAATTCGCATATTTAACAATCTAAGGAAAGGC GATTTCAAACAAATAACATTAGATTTCAACATAATTGGGTCACCAGATGACCCTAAGTGGCTTTATGAAACCTATCCCAATAAGTACAAGCATAGTTCAGG TGACTGTATGGCAAGCTTTGGGTTGAGAGCAATTTACGCCTATTTTCCACACCTAATCGGTTCGACATATACGGCAATTGATAGGCTCCATTCCCTCTTAAGATCTTGCATAAATCAGTTCAATTTGGgaaatgatgaaaatattgaaagaagaattttgttaattggGTTGATACTGAGTGATTGTTTGAGCCAGTGCTATAGGCCGGAG GATGGCATAAGGGTTCTTAACAGTATAATGTCCCATGTGCCCAAGACATGGACTaaacaaatacaaaataagATTAGCCACTCATATACTGCGTTGGGTGGTTCAAAATTAGAAAGCAAATCGCAATGTGATTATAACAA GGCAATATGTATGATATTGCAGGGGAAACACGATGATTCGATTGATTTTGCTCAAGGAACATGTCTGAGCACTAATGTTGATACGTTTGttagaaaaaatttgagtGTATTTCAGTTGATATTCGCCAAAAATGAGATGAGAGATGTGTTTGAACTTGACGAGTGGTTCACTAACTTATGA
- a CDS encoding conserved Plasmodium protein, unknown function (overlaps_old_locusTagID:BBM_II00075) has protein sequence MDELLEQQGKIIDQICDDMMESPMQGNMELSDGNSDGQEHECENEVTLILDELAAKFTGLANSKNDSAMDDDEEGAIQEDFVPFLRISHDCPPSQSLHILNLPPEMDLEVLNNLLLLHPQLFKKSFTFETNKLHVICRSLAIAKTARDKLDGLVLMNREIQVVYAPRVDSTNMFGLSKLAAPPPPLPPEAQPNYMFGRGGPAYNSSILPLPNFKSNPSLFGMGIPPPPPNGPPSHLFKNKDKYILDNKKTILSLLNNPSPSQWNETQSIIDRHQEFTDLHKKHGFVQRYLLLQDLNASVVTPDLETWIKNSCGYPYPQVHLFDPADLTNGKLLDLNETQQGIPENFTLHLCFNTRKQSLDAHRSLIELHPDLSIQHTAPYLPTNTLWIGNLGDILRLNSDVSQVKELLGSFGTITNFKCLNESNCVFVSYQDIQSAIKARNQLLAVPLSASSHSSNVMNVDFSSSFITVMAKNQQRSLIDQESNGDIEQRLISALKATPEGEKLLEEFLSGSSKHSSIHDLVSTLHNGNRPRYDDQRSGSDRFRRDRYDRQRGRGYSERRSDGDFDRYNAPRVDRFGRMIRDSYPKDSFDTTPRKRTPPSIEIDTTNLKRAKHQSIVCQLLKRGKEICKVSAVFISGDSTIYIPQTLDVNQRAHPERLSTLLDKSARVSLWQLGADTRQDSVQYDKLCDYLITKNRVALLQHDNLQVYIVPPCDKYIDTLKVPDANFMYCYLIPGEPCSLSVDEQN, from the exons ATGGATGAACTTTTAGAACAACAGGGGAAGATAATAGATCAAATATGTGATGATATGATGGAGTCCCCTATGCAAG GCAATATGGAATTATCGGATGGCAATTCTGACGGCCAAGAACATGAATGCGAAAACGAAGTTACTTTGATATTGGATGAATTGGCGGCAAAATTTACTGGATTGGCAAATTCCAAGAATGATTCTGCTATGGATGATGATGAGGAGGGAGCAATACAG GAGGACTTTGTCCCTTTCCTACGCATATCGCATGATTGCCCCCCTTCACAGAGTCTGCACATACTAAATTTGCCTCCGGAAATGGACTTAGAGGTTctcaacaatttattattgctGCACCCGCAATTGTTTAAGAAATCTTTCACCTTCGAAACCAACAAACTGCACGTCATTTGCCGTTCATTGGCCATAGCTAAGACAGCTCGGGATAAATTGGATGGACTTGTGCTTATGAATAGGGAAATTCAAGTTGTATATGCCCCTAGGGTAGATTCAACAAATATGTTTGGACTGAGCAAATTAGCTGCGCCTCCGCCGCCACTTCCACCCGAGGCACAGCCCAATTACATGTTTGGACGAGGAGGACCAGCATACAATTCCAGCATTTTACCCCTTCCCAATTTCAAGTCCAATCCTTCATTATTTGGCATGGGAATACCGCCGCCTCCGCCCAACGGCCCGCCATCGCACCTCTTTAAGAACAAGGACAAGTATATTCTAG ACAACAAAAAGACAATACTTTCCCTTCTAAACAACCCCTCTCCTTCCCAATGGAATGAGACGCAATCCATTATTGATAGGCACCAAGAGTTTACTGACTTGCACAAGAAACACGGTTTTGTTCAAAG GTATTTGTTGCTACAAGATTTGAATGCATCAGTTGTGACTCCTGATTTGGAAACTTGGATTAAAAATTCTTGTGGCTACCCCTACCCCCAAGTACATTTATTTGACCCTGCAGATTTAACCAACGGAAAATTGCTCGATTTAAATGAAACGCAGCAGGGGATCCCCGAAAATTTTACGTTGCACTTGTGTTTCAATACAAGGAAGCAATCATTGGATGCACATAGATCTTTGATTGAATTACACCCAGATCTGTCAATACAGCACACTGCCCCTTATTTGCCCACGAATACATTATGGATCGGAAATTTGGGAG ACATTTTGAGGTTAAATTCGGACGTATCACAAGTGAAGGAGTTGTTAGGATCTTTTGGcacaattacaaattttaagTGCTTGAATGAGAGTAATTGTGTGTTTGTCTCATACCAAGACATACAATCTGCAATAAAGGCCAGAAATCAGCTGTTGGCAGTGCCACTGTCAGCTTCTTCACATTCTAGCAACGTCATGAATGTCGATTTTTCGTCGTCTTTTATCACTGTAATGGCAAAAAATCAACAGCGCAGTCTCATAGATCAGGAATCAAATGGAGATATTGAACAACGACTAATTTCGGCACTAAAAGCCACGCCGGAAGGCGAAAAACTACTGGAAGAATTTCTTTCAGGCTCCTCTAAGCACTCTAGTATACATGATTTGGTGTCTACGTTACACAATGGCAATCGACCGAGGTACGATGACCAGAGGAGCGGCAGCGATAGGTTTAGGAGGGACAGATACGATAGGCAAAGAGGCAGAGGTTACAGCGAAAGGAGATCGGATGGAGATTTTGACAGGTACAATGCGCCCAGAGTTGATAGGTTTGGTCGTATGATTAGGGATTCATACCCGAAGGATTCATTTGACACCACGCCGAGGAAGAGGACTCCACCATCCATCGAGATTGATACaacaaatttgaaaaggGCAAAACACCAGTCCATTGTGTGCCAATTGCTCAAAAGAGGCAAAGAAATTTGCAAAGTATCTGCAGTGTTTATATCTGGAGATTCCACTATTTACATACCCCAAACGTTGGATGTCAACCAGCGCGCACATCCTGAGCGCTTGTCCACCCTATTGGATAAGTCTGCAAGGGTTTCTCTATGGCAATTGGGGGCTGATACCAGGCAGGATAGCGTCCAGTACGATAAACTTTGTGATTACTTGATAACCAAGAATAGGGTGGCATTGTTGCAACACGATAATCTGCAGGTTTACATCGTACCACCGTGCGACAAGTATATTGACACTTTAAAGGTCCCTGATGCCAATTTTATGTACTGCTACCTCATTCCTGGCGAACCCTGTTCTTTGTCTGTGGatgaacaaaattaa
- a CDS encoding hypothetical protein (overlaps_old_locusTagID:BBM_II00080), which translates to MDSFSKEAFGFFGSTNGGNSVHSIPQTKLVSDSLELYKSILSNCVESCSQAKLISMIRLLRNIHSSYQAYFLDILTMENDNYEHMTYIMEENCERQEKYYESLIDSSKCLDVFKSYHNSKIKKLLGYTYGAQIARQSNGYITEILREWNRNKLIISGLTGCVDNYCPVLTIGFQGKMDSKMSNWARVVTSKVKGFFQPIIRETLDSFVIFYRTSETREVSSELTVTYPGDLNVNGCQIEYVVPQISNPVYASILQASKDFIFAHSNDLVNCVRETIIKLYKVMQEIEQWMLNYPPWPKTCDGNTLRGLVNISRRSIICSMLVSVQIDACSALREGLGRSVKSVIVEPSHNVYMQNTQQLCAKLQNAIMAQLSNGDKLVDVVSQATEHCKLA; encoded by the exons ATGGATTCCTTCAGTAAGGAAGCATTCGGGTTTTTTGGATCAACCAACGGGGGTAATTCCGTCCATTCAATACCGCAAACTAAACTTGTTAGTGACTCTTTGGAATTGTACAAATCAATATTGTCCAATTGCGTTGAATCTTGTTCACAAGCAAAGCTAATTTCAATGATCAGA CTGCTCAGAAATATACACTCCTCCTACCAAGCGTACTTTTTGGATATACTAAC CATGGAGAATGATAATTACGAACACATGACATACATAATGGAGGAGAATTGTGAACGCCAAGAAAAATACTATGAAAGTCTAATCGACTCCTCAAAATGt CTAGACGTATTTAAATCTTACCACAACtctaaaataaaaaaattacttGGCTATACATACGGGGCCCAAATCGCTAGACAATCTAATGGGTATATCACGGAAATATTGCGTGAATGGAATAGAAATAAGCTTATTATTTCTGGCTTAACTGGCTGTGTGGACAATTATTGCCCAGTTTTGACTATTGGATTCCAAGGGAAAATGGATTCCAAAATGTCAAACTGGGCCCGTGTTGTCACCAGTAAAGTGAAGGGATTCTTCCAGCCTATCATACGCGAGACTCTAGATTCGTTTGTCATTTTTTACCGCACTTCCGAAACAAGAGAAGTTTCTAGCGAATTAACCGTGACATACCCCGGTGATTTGAATGTCAATGGTTGTCAAATTGAGTATGTCGTACCGCAAATCAGTAATCCAGTGTATGCCAGCATACTGCAGGCATCAAAGGACTTCATTTTTGCTCATTCTAATGACTTGGTCAATTGTGTTAGGGAAACCATTATCAAACTATACAAAGTGATGCAGGAAATTGAACAGTGGATGCTAAACTATCCACCTTGGCCTAAAACATGTGATGGAAATACACTCAGAGGACTGGTAAATATCAGTAGAAGATCCATAATTTGTAGTATGCTAGTCTCAGTTCAAATTGATGCATGCAGTGCCCTTAGGGAAGGGCTAGGAAGGTCGGTGAAATCTGTAATTGTTGAGCCATCTCACAATGTGTACATGCAAAATACTCAGCAACTTTGTGCCAAACTGCAAAATGCAATAATGGCACAACTGTCCAACGGAGATAAGCTGGTAGATGTTGTCTCTCAGGCAACAGAACATTGCAAACTAGCATAA
- a CDS encoding hypothetical protein (overlaps_old_locusTagID:BBM_II00080;~overlaps_old_locusTagID:BBM_II00085) — protein MIPNDATNIECVKNGSCGPVSDALWNIKYHTDVICVIDDVKPVHRKFLIVIYFLPGLLYLWIGDHTHSLKDLHFAIRSFEDTFVSTLIGDINSNSSDIAKWLSHKINLPALVSCNVSLNSSASLIDLNEKVLKLLNDNGFLQ, from the exons ATGATACCGAATGATGCCACAAATATTGAATGTGTAAAAAACGGTAGTTGTGGCCCTGTTTCTGATGCTCTGTGgaatattaaatatcaCACTGATGTAATTTGTGTGATTGATGACGTAAAGCCGGTGCATCGGAAGTTCTTGATTgtcatttattttttgcCAG GCCTGCTTTACCTGTGGATCGGTGATCACACGCATAGCTTAAAAGATTTGCACTTTGCAATCCGTTCATTTGAA GATACTTTCGTTAGTACCTTGATTGGCGacataaattcaaattccTCCGACATTGCCAAATGGCTGT CgcataaaattaatttgcctGCTCTAGTCAGTTGTAATGTTTCACTCAATAGCAGTGCGAGTTTAATTGATCTGAATGAAAAAGTGCTAAAACTGCTTAATGACAATGGATTCCTTCAGTAA
- a CDS encoding Ribosomal RNA small subunit methyltransferase H (overlaps_old_locusTagID:BBM_II00090) yields MLLLTTITITHSYKPHKPVLLSESINTLVTNRHGRYVDGTLGSGGHSKAIISSLTDQGSLICVDRDPEAIKFAQNLSEDRVTILLGNFGQLESLLSTHSLPTTGYSGILLDLGVSTHQLEEPNRGFSYKKNGILDMRMSNPLFDSNSNFGNTYSCNTAQYIVNNWPEERLYNLFRELGEEPSSATIARSIVYYRKIKPITTTYDLKSAILKGLSGNVPFDTDISKQYIDSNKYNTYKSLRNNELDVCGSIQDSEVSELDTWVIGKDTKVANRHDYTTLSRIFQSLRMVVNDELYFLEQFLLACPALVGVNGRIVIISYHSLEDRMVKHAFKNLSVPQNGPNWKIVTKKCITPSASEVSDNPRSRSAKMRCIERVS; encoded by the exons atgcTGCTGTTGACAACCATAACCATTACACATTCATATAAGCCACATAAACCTGTGCTATTGAGTGAATCAATAAACACATTGGTGACTAATAGACACGGAAGGTACGTAGATGGCACATTGGGATCAGGTGGTCACTCAAAAGCTATCATTTCATCGTTAACTGATCAa GGTTCACTTATTTGCGTTGATAGGGACCCAGAGGCCATTAAATTCGCACAAAATCTCTCTGAAGACCGCGTAACAATTCTTTTAGGCAATTTCGGACAGTTAGAATCACTACTTTCCACTCATTCACTACCAACAACTGGATACTCGGG CATTCTATTGGATTTGGGTGTATCTACTCATCAATTGGAGGAACCGAATAGAGGGTTTAGTTACAAAAAAAACGGAATACTTGATATGAGGATGTCAAACCCATTATTCGACTCAAATTCCAATTTCGGAAATACATACAGTTGCAACACGGCTCAATAT ATTGTAAACAATTGGCCTGAGGAAAGGCTATACAACTTATTTCGCGAGCTTGGCGAGGAGCCCAGTTCTGCTACAATAGCACGATCGATAGTTTAT TATCGCAAAATCAAGCCAATAACCACAACATACGACTTAAAATCTGCTATTCTCAAGGGATTATCTGGAAATGTCCCATTTGACACCGATATTTCAAAACAGTATATCGACAGTAATAAATACAACACCTATAAATCATTGCGGAACAACGAATTAGACGTTTGCGGATCAATCCAAGATTCTGAAGTTAGCGAATTAGATACATGGGTTATTGGCAAAGATACTAAGGTGGCAAATAGGCATGATTACACGACGTTATCTCGCATATTTCAG TCACTTCGCATGGTCGTAAATGACgaattgtattttttggagcaatttttattagCTTGTCCAGCACTAGTAGGTGTGAATGGAAGGATTGTGATAATTTCTTACCATTCACTGGAAGATAGGATGGTAAAGCATGCTTTTAAGAACTTATCTGTTCCTCAAAATGGTCCAAACTGGAAGATTGTAACTAAAAAG TGTATCACACCTTCTGCTAGTGAAGTTTCCGATAATCCCAg gTCTCGTAGTGCCAAAATGAGATGTATTGAACGTGTTTCCTAA
- a CDS encoding TAP42-like family (overlaps_old_locusTagID:BBM_II00095;~overlaps_old_locusTagID:BBM_II00100), which yields MKECLRLYHTSFTQYWRLYWLNQNFDIEIDALFSSYEIVDNIPFVSVADLESKPTKYRILFTLLKAFFTLEKYADRLSIMPKNEELDDVSTLRLAFVAIPYFLGFLLLELPTLDNRSALLSEAKLYLMEFGTRLSNLGSQFMVEIPGNRTDKVALARQDMDTRKKINHLLSLKLNNNTFDPAIDDIISPLFPNYRDEYVIRELTILLLTKFRLESLSHLQSIDRELKILGIKSKQSTEPTSPTYTNAIISNASKIPCMSDLRTRLQRNVFIPGHNMPTITLAECAKIEMDMELNIGKTTNGGRLASNSSDASSNDTNDAREWDNWKDDHPWGSGNKNRNIS from the exons ATGAAGGAGTGCCTACGATTGTACCACACATCGTTTACCCAGTATTGGCGACTTTACTGGCTGAACCAGAATTTTGATATAGAAATCGATGCATTATTTAGTTCTTACGAAATAGTTGATAACATACCATTTGTATCTGTTGCAGACTTGGAATCCAAGCCTACTAAGTATCGCATTTTGTTTACGTTGCTAAAGGCATTCTTTACACTCGAAAAATATGCAGATAGATTGAGTATTATGCCTAAGAATGAGGAATTGGATGATGTAAGCACGCTTAGGCTTGCCTTTGTTGCTATTCCCTACTTTTTGGGTTTCTTGTTACTGGAGCTACCCACTCTAGATAACAGATCGGCACTGCTTAGCGAAGCTAAG CTATACCTCATGGAATTTGGTACTAGACTATCAAACTTAGGCTCTCAATTCATGGTTGAGATCCCTGGAAATCGTACTGATAAGGTCGCACTTGCTAGACAAGATATGGACACTAGAAAGAAGATCAACCACCTTCTTTCGCTAAAGCTGAATAACAATACATTTGATCCTGCCAtagatgatattatatcacCTCTCTTTCCCAAC TACAGAGATGAATATGTAATTCGTGAGCTAACTATTTTACTGCTAACAAA GTTTAGGTTAGAGTCCCTAAGCCATCTACAATCCATAGATAGG GAATTAAAAATCCTTGGAATTAAATCCAAGCAATCAACAGAACCCACTTCACCAACATATACAAACgctataatttcaaatgcATCAAAAATCCCTTGTATGAGTGATTTACGAACTAGGCTACAAAGGAATGTGTTCATTCCAGGCCATA ACATGCCAACAATTACACTGGCTGAATGcgcaaaaattgaaatggACATGGAACTGAATATCGGCAAGACCACCAATGGGGGGCGATTAGCCAGCAATTCG TCCGATGCCAGTAGCAATGATACGAATGATGCAAGGGAATGGGATAACTGGAAG GATGATCATCCCTGGGGTTCTGGTAACAAAAATCGCAACATAAGTTGA